Genomic DNA from Callospermophilus lateralis isolate mCalLat2 chromosome 11, mCalLat2.hap1, whole genome shotgun sequence:
cctcagcaccacatgcaaaaaaaaaaaaaaaaaaaaaaaaaaatgttgtgtccgccgagaactaagaaataagtattaaaaaaaaaaaggatgagaaTTCCTTCGGTCTTGGCAATTTCTTAACAGATTGCCTATGACACACATCACATTCTGGCTTAATGCTTATTCAATAATAAAAGTGTTTTCTGTCTTGACTAATTTTTTTGGAGAGGATTTCTGCATTGGGAGAAGATTTGGGTTTTTCACAGTTCTCAAGTTTGAAACTGCTCCCGGATGGAGCGTGCCTCACTCACAGCTCAAGCTGTTTAATAGTGCTCTTCTCCACACTCAGCTTTCTCTTCCTTTGCCCCAACAAATTTGAGGATCATGCTACTCTGGCCCCAACTCCCTGGTCAGCCAGACTGAGCCAGCTCCCAACCAGCTCTTAGGTGACCTGTCCCTTTAAGAGCACCCCCTACTCCTCCCTGCTTGGGCGGATTTCCTCATCAGGGCCCAGCCCTTTAAAGCCACAGCGCCGTCCTTCTAGCCGGTTGTGCCGATGTGTGTCTAGCTGGAGGCACTGAGGGGCCCCGGTGCTAGCAGTAGGCAGAAGTGAGCTGTAACAGGTACACCTGGGTGTGGACCACTACCCAGGGCTCAAGAGGGACATGGAGCTGGGACAGGGAGGATCCCGAGAGAAAGCAAAGCCACTCTAAGCAGCCATGatgtgccaggccctgtgtcCAGCCCTCTCTGTCCCTTCTGAGGGAGACATTATTCTcctccctcacccccacccccgtACAGATAAGGAGGTGAGCTCAGAGCAGCTAGctggattctccagggccacacAGCTAGCAAGCGCCAGAGGCAGGATCTGAACTCAGGTCAGTGAAACTCCAAAGCCTTAGTGGTCTGTCTGCATCACCTGCTGGACCTGGTCCTGGCTTCTTTCCAAACTTCCTTTTCCAAATTTCCTTTTCCCTGGGCTTTCCTGTGTGCAGTAGCACATGGGGAAGGAATGGGTCTCTCCTCATGCCCCCATGCTTGACCTCCTTTCTCCTCCCAGGAGCTGCTTGGAGATGCTGCTATggctgctactgctgctgctgccgccgctGTTCCTGCTCGTCCTGCtgttcctgctgctgctgctgcccccATTGGCCATGCTAGGACAGAGGTCTCAGGATGCTGGCCTGTCCTGGCTTGCcagcctccagcactgtgtagcATGGAGGGTCCTGAGCTGGGCAGCCACCTGGCAGCAGCAAAGACTGGAACATAATACACTACACGTGGGCCAGAGTCAGCAGCAGGCCCTGATATGGTGTCTGCAGAGAGCCCAGAGTCCCCTCTGTCcccccacagggagaacaggtgTGTTTCACAGGGTCTGGGGAGGTGACCTAAATAGAAAGAAACCCCACAGGATAGTCATATTCCAGAACCTGAAGCCCCCTCCCCTGCCTCCAACATGCTGCCAAGGTATGGCCCGGCCTGGAGACCTAACCAGGCCCTAGGATTGGCTTTCTTTTCAGGATGGGTTTTCCCATCTGGGGCCTTGTATGTAGGTCCTCTCCCCAAACCTATTCCTGGGTCTCAACAATTTTTCTTGAAATTCTTGGGAAACTGTGGCTTCCTGAGGAGTTTCTGATGTCTTTGGAGGTACAGATATGAGCATCTTCCGGAATCATCTCCCTTTGACCAAAGTCAGCCAGGCTCAGGAGGAAGAAAATGGGGGGCAGCTCCTGCCTCCTACTTCAAACCAGTACCATGGGGAGGCCTCTCTGCAGGTAAACTGGGATGGCCAGAGCCCACCCCACAGAAACCCCTACTTACAGCCAAAGCCTCCCATTTTGATAGGCAAAGAATGCCCAAACTGGTGGCTCAGGGTCTGGCCCTGTGGCCGGGCTGACAGCCTCTTTCCTCTCCCTCCAGGCCACTTTGCTGGGTCTGGTAGCCCTAAACAAGGCCTACCCAGAAGTGCTGGCTCCAGGAGGCACTGCCCGTGTGACCCCTACGTCCCCATGGCCCAGCCCCCTCCCCTGGCCTGGGCATATCCTGGACCAGGTGAGCCCCCCTGGAACCAAGGACCCTGGGGCCCTGCTGCTGGAAGCACTGAGGTCCCCGGGGCTGAAGGCACTGGAGGCCGGAACAGCAGTGGAACTCCTGGACGTCTTCTTGGCCCTGGAGGCTGATGGTGAAGAGCTGGCTGAGGCCATAGCTGCTGGGACCTCAGGAGTGCCTCTTCCCGGTCGGGCAGCTGAGCTACGGGAGGCTCTAGAGCAGGGACCCCGAGGACTGGCCCTTCGGCTCTGGCCAAAGCTGCAGGTGGTGGTGACTCTGGACGCAGGAGGccaggctgaggctgtggctgccCTTGGGGCCTTGTGGTGCCAAGGGCTAGCCTTCTTCTCTCCTGCTTACGCTGCTTCTGGAGGTCAGCTGGACGCAAGGGCAGTGAGGTGGGGTCGGGGCAGAGGCCACGCAGCTAGCTGCCATGTATGAGCCCCACATGCTCATCTTTTAATCCTCCCAGCACCCTGTGGAGTGGGGCTCAGCAGCTCCGGAAGCACTAAGGCTCCccaggcaggagtattgcaagcaCCAGTACTTGTACCAGCTCAGCTGCCTGTGGAGCCGCTGCACACGCTGCCTTTTCTAGTTAGGGCCTAAAGGCAGCAGACTGAGCCCCGGGGAGACAGGAATGAGGGGTACAAGGTTAGCAGCTCAGAGGATCAGGGCCTGGGTCCCAGGATGAGGCCCCACCAGATGACAAGAAAGCTGCTCTCGCTCCCCACAGGGGTGGTGGGCCTAAACCTATGGCCAGAACAGCCCCAGGGGCTCTACCTGCTTCCCCCTGGACCCCCTTTTATTGAGCTGCTTCCAGTCGAGGAAGGAGCCCAAGAGGAGGCCCCGTCTACCCTCCTTCTGGCTGAGGC
This window encodes:
- the Ghdc gene encoding GH3 domain-containing protein isoform X4, with the protein product MLLWLLLLLLPPLFLLVLLFLLLLLPPLAMLGQRSQDAGLSWLASLQHCVAWRVLSWAATWQQQRLEHNTLHVGQSQQQALIWCLQRAQSPLCPPTGRTDMSIFRNHLPLTKVSQAQEEENGGQLLPPTSNQYHGEASLQATLLGLVALNKAYPEVLAPGGTARVTPTSPWPSPLPWPGHILDQVSPPGTKDPGALLLEALRSPGLKALEAGTAVELLDVFLALEADGEELAEAIAAGTSGVPLPGRAAELREALEQGPRGLALRLWPKLQVVVTLDAGGQAEAVAALGALWCQGLAFFSPAYAASGGVVGLNLWPEQPQGLYLLPPGPPFIELLPVEEGAQEEAPSTLLLAEAQRDKEYELVLTDHVRLARCRLGDVVQVVGAYNQCPIVRFVYRLGQALSVRGEVTGENVFSEALGQAVGQWPGAKLLDHICVESSILDSSEGSAPHYEVFVELRGLRNLSEENRDKLDHCLQEASPRYKSLRFRGSVGPARVHLVGKGAFRALRTTLAACPSSSFPPEMPRVLRHRHLAQFLQRRVVS
- the Ghdc gene encoding GH3 domain-containing protein isoform X1; its protein translation is MLLWLLLLLLPPLFLLVLLFLLLLLPPLAMLGQRSQDAGLSWLASLQHCVAWRVLSWAATWQQQRLEHNTLHVGQSQQQALIWCLQRAQSPLCPPTGRTGTDMSIFRNHLPLTKVSQAQEEENGGQLLPPTSNQYHGEASLQATLLGLVALNKAYPEVLAPGGTARVTPTSPWPSPLPWPGHILDQVSPPGTKDPGALLLEALRSPGLKALEAGTAVELLDVFLALEADGEELAEAIAAGTSGVPLPGRAAELREALEQGPRGLALRLWPKLQVVVTLDAGGQAEAVAALGALWCQGLAFFSPAYAASGGVVGLNLWPEQPQGLYLLPPGPPFIELLPVEEGAQEEAPSTLLLAEAQRDKEYELVLTDHVRLARCRLGDVVQVVGAYNQCPIVRFVYRLGQALSVRGEVTGENVFSEALGQAVGQWPGAKLLDHICVESSILDSSEGSAPHYEVFVELRGLRNLSEENRDKAQPCTSYTHPCDHASASLRPFCPQLDHCLQEASPRYKSLRFRGSVGPARVHLVGKGAFRALRTTLAACPSSSFPPEMPRVLRHRHLAQFLQRRVVS
- the Ghdc gene encoding GH3 domain-containing protein isoform X5 — its product is MLLWLLLLLLPPLFLLVLLFLLLLLPPLAMLGQRSQDAGLSWLASLQHCVAWRVLSWAATWQQQRLEHNTLHVGQSQQQALIWCLQRAQSPLCPPTGRTGTDMSIFRNHLPLTKVSQAQEEENGGQLLPPTSNQYHGEASLQATLLGLVALNKAYPEVLAPGGTARVTPTSPWPSPLPWPGHILDQVSPPGTKDPGALLLEALRSPGLKALEAGTAVELLDVFLALEADGEELAEAIAAGTSGVPLPGRAAELREALEQGPRGLALRLWPKLQVVVTLDAGGQAEAVAALGALWCQGLAFFSPAYAASGGVVGLNLWPEQPQGLYLLPPGPPFIELLPVEEGAQEEAPSTLLLAEAQRDKEYELVLTDHVRLARCRLGDVVQVVGAYNQCPIVRFVYRLGQALSVRGEVTGENVFSEALGQAVGQWPGAKLLDHICVESSILDSSEGSAPHYEVFVELRGLRNLSEENRDKLQSGRKYSSLACHLGAL
- the Ghdc gene encoding GH3 domain-containing protein isoform X3, which translates into the protein MLLWLLLLLLPPLFLLVLLFLLLLLPPLAMLGQRSQDAGLSWLASLQHCVAWRVLSWAATWQQQRLEHNTLHVGQSQQQALIWCLQRAQSPLCPPTGRTGTDMSIFRNHLPLTKVSQAQEEENGGQLLPPTSNQYHGEASLQATLLGLVALNKAYPEVLAPGGTARVTPTSPWPSPLPWPGHILDQVSPPGTKDPGALLLEALRSPGLKALEAGTAVELLDVFLALEADGEELAEAIAAGTSGVPLPGRAAELREALEQGPRGLALRLWPKLQVVVTLDAGGQAEAVAALGALWCQGLAFFSPAYAASGGVVGLNLWPEQPQGLYLLPPGPPFIELLPVEEGAQEEAPSTLLLAEAQRDKEYELVLTDHVRLARCRLGDVVQVVGAYNQCPIVRFVYRLGQALSVRGEVTGENVFSEALGQAVGQWPGAKLLDHICVESSILDSSEGSAPHYEVFVELRGLRNLSEENRDKLDHCLQEASPRYKSLRFRGSVGPARVHLVGKGAFRALRTTLAACPSSSFPPEMPRVLRHRHLAQFLQRRVVS
- the Ghdc gene encoding GH3 domain-containing protein isoform X2; this translates as MLLWLLLLLLPPLFLLVLLFLLLLLPPLAMLGQRSQDAGLSWLASLQHCVAWRVLSWAATWQQQRLEHNTLHVGQSQQQALIWCLQRAQSPLCPPTGRTDMSIFRNHLPLTKVSQAQEEENGGQLLPPTSNQYHGEASLQATLLGLVALNKAYPEVLAPGGTARVTPTSPWPSPLPWPGHILDQVSPPGTKDPGALLLEALRSPGLKALEAGTAVELLDVFLALEADGEELAEAIAAGTSGVPLPGRAAELREALEQGPRGLALRLWPKLQVVVTLDAGGQAEAVAALGALWCQGLAFFSPAYAASGGVVGLNLWPEQPQGLYLLPPGPPFIELLPVEEGAQEEAPSTLLLAEAQRDKEYELVLTDHVRLARCRLGDVVQVVGAYNQCPIVRFVYRLGQALSVRGEVTGENVFSEALGQAVGQWPGAKLLDHICVESSILDSSEGSAPHYEVFVELRGLRNLSEENRDKAQPCTSYTHPCDHASASLRPFCPQLDHCLQEASPRYKSLRFRGSVGPARVHLVGKGAFRALRTTLAACPSSSFPPEMPRVLRHRHLAQFLQRRVVS